From the Anguilla anguilla isolate fAngAng1 chromosome 8, fAngAng1.pri, whole genome shotgun sequence genome, one window contains:
- the LOC118232960 gene encoding uncharacterized protein LOC118232960: MAQSHGSCSTTREEATSKWSDVIKNSKQIATEPIRTYLLNTVKRALNKDGLIRRYTFGRKDPNKRNRTILMVGETGTGKSALINMMVSYMLGVEWEDKIRFEIIPDEGKNPKTSLITVYEIFGLEELSVPFSLTVIDTPGYGDTTVKDDIIAQNLYRLLESFDIVELDAVCLVVKASAYHLTPFQKKIFDSILSLFGKNMEKNIMTLITFSDWTSPSNALEAVIDSGVPFPKDEPVHFLFNNCPLNDYQNKYEKSFKHHWDNGTESMREFFQTLDRMETQSLRMTENVLRERRRLEACIQSFESQIKVVEMKLKALEEVKKTLEEHKEDMRKNNNFQYNYTTVVMKKVPAVEAALLCQKCEVTCHTPCTWAPDPWWCHVMDWSGKCTACPGKCSYNDHEKGHRVYKPEYKEKTGTREGLKKTFEGRIARGEEVMSTREQELRNAEAEKTSLIERCFQCILQLGELALKFDSDSTRQSILRLIEVLERNNEAEKAETLQDILENTVQRD, translated from the coding sequence TAAGTGGTCAGATGTAATTAAGAACAGCAAACAGATTGCAACAGAACCCATAAGAACatacctgctgaacacagtcaAGAGAGCACTGAATAAAGATGGACTCATCAGGAGATACACTTTTGGAAGAAAGGACCCCAACAAAAGGAACAGGACAATCCTGATGGtaggagaaacaggaacagggaaGTCTGCGCTCATCAATATGATGGTCAGCTACATGCTGGGGGTAGAGTGGGAAGATAAGATCAGGTTTGAAATCATTCCAGATGAAGgcaaaaacccaaaaaccagTCTGATTACTGTCTATGAGATTTTTGGACTGGAGGAGCTGTCTGTTCCTTTTTCACTCACAGTCATTGATACACCAGGATATGGAGACACTACAGTGAAAGATGATATAATTGCTCAGAATCTGTACAGATTACTGGAATCTTTCGACATCGTTGAACTAGATGCAGTTTGCCTTGTGGTGAAGGCATCTGCATATCATCTCACTCCTTTCCAGAAGAAAATCTTTGATTCCATCCTGTCCCTCTTTGGAAAGAACATGGAGAAAAACATCATGACTCTCATCACGTTCTCTGACTGGACGTCACCTTCAAATGCTCTTGAGGCAGTTATCGATTCTGGTGTACCTTTCCCCAAAGATGAGcctgttcacttcctgttcaacaACTGTCCTCTTAATGATTatcagaataaatatgaaaaatcatTCAAACATCACTGGGATAACGGAACTGAGAGCATGAGGGAGTTCTTTCAGACTTTGGATCGAATGGAAACTCAAAGCTTGAGGATGACTGAAAATGTCTTGAGAGAACGCCGGAGACTGGAAGCTTGTATCCAGAGCTTCGAGAGTCAGATCAAGGTCGTGGAGATGAAGCTCAAGGCACTTGAGGAAGTTAAGAAAACTCTGGAAGAGCACAAAGAGGACatgaggaaaaataataactttCAGTATAATTACACAACTGTTGTCATGAAGAAGGTCCCAGCTGTTGAAGCTGCACTCCTCTGTCAGAAGTGTGAGGTAACCTGCCACACTCCATGTACGTGGGCACCTGACCCATGGTGGTGTCATGTAATGGACTGGAGTGGGAAATGTACGGCCTGTCCCGGAAAATGCAGCTACAATGACCATGAAAAAGGACACAGAGTATATAAGCCagaatacaaagaaaaaacaggaactCGTGAGGGcctgaaaaaaacttttgaagGGAGGATAGCCAGaggagaggaagtgatgtcCACACGTGAGCAAGAGTTGAGGAATGCAGAAGCTGAGAAAACCAGCCTCATTGAAAGGTGTTTCCAGTGCATTCTCCAGCTTGGAGAGCTTGCTCTGAAGTTTGATTCTGATTCTACTCGTCAGAGTATTCTCAGGCTGATAGAAGTGCTGGAGAGGAACAACGAGGCAGAGAAAGCGGAAACACTACAGGATATTCTGGAAAACACTGTGCAAAGAGATTAA